Proteins found in one Triticum aestivum cultivar Chinese Spring chromosome 4D, IWGSC CS RefSeq v2.1, whole genome shotgun sequence genomic segment:
- the LOC123100471 gene encoding AP2/ERF and B3 domain-containing protein Os01g0141000 translates to MAEKNWPIHTLQRDVPPKGRCQATEKQQSMGLQILSSTPEHSSGASTATTESGAAGRLPTTLGLPVAIPDEAVTSRSASASAQSASSRFKGVVPQPNGRWGAQIYDRHARVWIGTFPDEDAAARAYNVAALRYRGLDAATNFPRTAGSTELAFLAAHSKAEIVDMLRKHTYSDELRRGLRRGRGIGGRAEPTPSWAREPLFEKVLTPSDVGKLNRIVLPKQHAEKHIPLKRAPETTTTADKAVLLNFEDGQGKVWRFRYSYWNSSQSYVLTKGWSRFVREKGLVAGDVVVFSCSEYGHEKQFYIDYKKTTTVNSGASASPPPPVVETGKGEQARVVRLFGVDLAGEMRGLAAPAELELFKRQ, encoded by the coding sequence ATGGCCGAAAAGAACTGGCCCATACACACACTCCAAAGGGACGTCCCTCCAAAGGGCAGATGCCAAGCCACAGAAAAGCAACAGTCCATGGGACTGCAGATCCTGAGCTCCACGCCGGAGCACTCTTCCGGCGCGTCCACGGCCACGACCGAGTCGGGTGCCGCCGGCCGGCTGCCGACGACGCTGGGCCTGCCTGTCGCCATCCCCGACGAGGCCGTGACCTCgcgctcggcgtcggcatcggcgcAGTCGGCGTCGTCGCGGTTCAAGGGCGTGGTGCCGCAGCCCAACGGGCGGTGGGGCGCCCAGATCTACGATCGCCACGCGCGCGTCTGGATCGGCACGTTCCCCGACGAGGACGCCGCGGCGCGCGCCTACAACGTGGCCGCGCTCCGCTACCGCGGCCTCGACGCCGCCACCAACTTCCCGCGCACGGCCGGGTCGACGGAGCTCGCCTTCCTGGCGGCGCACTCCAAGGCCGAGATCGTCGACATGCTCCGGAAGCACACCTACTCCGACGAGCTCCGCCGGGGCCTGCGCCGCGGCCGCGGCATTGGGGGGCGCGCGGAGCCGACGCCGTCGTGGGCGAGGGAGCCCCTCTTCGAGAAGGTGCTGACGCCGAGCGACGTCGGCAAGCTGAATCGCATCGTGTTGCCGAAGCAGCACGCCGAGAAGCACATCCCCCTGAAGCGCGCGCCGGAGACAACGACCACCGCTGACAAGGCCGTGCTGCTGAACTTCGAGGATGGCCAGGGGAAGGTGTGGCGGTTCAGGTACTCGTACTGGAACAGCAGCCAGAGCTACGTGCTCACCAAGGGCTGGAGCCGCTTCGTCCGGGAGAagggcctcgtcgccggcgacgtcgtCGTGTTCTCCTGCTCAGAGTACGGCCACGAGAAGCAGTTCTACATCGACTACAAGAAGACCACGACGGTGAACAGCGGCGCGTcggcgtcaccgccgccgccggtggTGGAGACGGGCAAAGGAGAACAAGCCCGTGTCGTGAGGCTGTTCGGCGTCGACCTCGCCGGAGAGATGAGGGGGCTAGCGGCGCCAGCGGAGCTGGAGTTGTTCAAGAGGCAATGA